The genomic interval TGGTCGTCGCTTCATCGCGCTCCAATCCGTAAACGCTAAGAGGAAAATTCAGAGGTTTTTGGATGCGCCAGATGCACTCGTGCTCTTCGGTGGGCAGTATGGAAGCAGGATTGCCCACGGCAACCCAACCGATGGGTACCATGCCATCAGGTTTGACATAGGACTTGATATGAACCACGGCGCCAATGCGAATTTCACTGCGCGCGCCAACGTGTGCGCCATGCAAAACAGAAGCATTGGTTGCCACAAAGACTTCTTCTTCCAAATGACAGCCAACGACATGCGCGTGTGGGCCGATGAGGCAGTTGTTTGCGATAGTGAGTGGGTGATTATCAAGGCTTCGAAGCACCGCATTTTCCATAACAACACACTCGTCGCCAATGCAAATCGCGCCGCCTTCTGCGATAATTTGCGCCCCAAACAAAATGCGAGCGTTCGTACCAATGGTGACATT from Sulfurospirillum multivorans DSM 12446 carries:
- a CDS encoding gamma carbonic anhydrase family protein; amino-acid sequence: MISSHQGVSPRIDPTAFIAPNAMVYGNVTIGTNARILFGAQIIAEGGAICIGDECVVMENAVLRSLDNHPLTIANNCLIGPHAHVVGCHLEEEVFVATNASVLHGAHVGARSEIRIGAVVHIKSYVKPDGMVPIGWVAVGNPASILPTEEHECIWRIQKPLNFPLSVYGLERDEATTKKVTQKLCAKLASLKED